One Paenibacillus sp. FSL H7-0737 DNA segment encodes these proteins:
- a CDS encoding class I SAM-dependent methyltransferase, protein MSQHYYSQQPEVRHDRRTIDTVLRGKSFRFTSDAGVFSKGDIDYGSRVLIEAMDIPDGSAVLDVGCGYGPIGISAAYLAPKGQVTMIDINSRAVELARENAQHNGIRNVTVMESDVLGALNEQQKFDVILTNPPIRAGKAVVHQIFEEAYEHLNEGGFLWIVIQKKQGAPSAVAKLESLFSNVEEVGKDKGYRIIKAQK, encoded by the coding sequence ATGTCGCAACATTATTATTCGCAGCAACCGGAAGTGCGTCATGACAGACGTACCATCGACACCGTTCTAAGAGGCAAAAGCTTTCGTTTCACAAGTGATGCAGGTGTGTTCTCTAAAGGAGACATCGATTACGGTAGTCGAGTTCTCATTGAAGCTATGGATATTCCGGACGGTTCAGCAGTGCTTGATGTGGGTTGCGGATATGGACCGATAGGCATAAGTGCAGCATACCTAGCCCCCAAAGGGCAAGTTACGATGATTGATATTAATAGTCGTGCGGTAGAACTTGCGCGTGAAAATGCCCAGCACAATGGAATCCGGAATGTTACGGTAATGGAAAGCGATGTGCTCGGCGCATTGAATGAACAACAAAAGTTCGATGTGATTCTTACCAATCCTCCGATACGTGCAGGAAAAGCTGTAGTGCATCAGATTTTTGAAGAAGCTTATGAGCATTTAAATGAGGGTGGATTTCTGTGGATTGTCATTCAGAAGAAGCAGGGCGCTCCATCAGCGGTAGCTAAACTTGAAAGCTTGTTCTCAAATGTAGAAGAAGTGGGCAAAGATAAAGGTTATCGTATTATTAAAGCTCAAAAATAA
- the rplL gene encoding 50S ribosomal protein L7/L12, with protein sequence MSKEAILEAIKGMSVLELNDLVKAIEEEFGVTAAAPVAAGGAVAAVAEEQSEFDVILTGAGASKINVIKIVREITGLGLKEAKDLVDNAPKAIKEKVSKDEAEATKAKLEEAGAAVEVK encoded by the coding sequence ATGAGTAAAGAAGCAATCTTGGAAGCAATTAAAGGCATGAGCGTATTGGAACTGAACGACCTGGTTAAAGCAATTGAAGAAGAATTCGGCGTAACAGCAGCAGCTCCAGTAGCAGCTGGCGGTGCGGTAGCAGCAGTAGCTGAAGAGCAATCCGAATTTGACGTAATTTTGACTGGCGCTGGCGCTTCCAAAATCAACGTTATCAAAATCGTTCGCGAAATCACAGGCCTTGGCTTGAAAGAAGCTAAAGACCTTGTAGACAACGCACCAAAAGCAATCAAAGAAAAAGTAAGCAAAGACGAAGCCGAAGCTACTAAAGCAAAATTGGAAGAAGCAGGCGCAGCTGTAGAAGTGAAGTAA
- the rpsL gene encoding 30S ribosomal protein S12 translates to MPTINQLVRKGRQAKIEKSKSPALQKGYNALKREATNLSAPQKRGVCTRVGTMTPRKPNSALRKYARVRLTNRLEVTAYIPGIGHNLQEHSVVLLRGGKVKDLAGVRYHIVRGALDTAGVANRMQARSKYGAKRPKAKK, encoded by the coding sequence ATGCCAACAATTAACCAATTGGTTCGTAAAGGCCGTCAAGCCAAAATCGAAAAATCTAAATCTCCCGCTCTTCAAAAAGGGTATAACGCCCTCAAGCGTGAGGCTACAAATTTGAGCGCTCCGCAAAAACGCGGTGTGTGCACTCGTGTTGGTACTATGACTCCACGTAAACCAAACTCAGCGCTTCGTAAATATGCCCGTGTTCGTTTGACGAACCGTCTCGAGGTAACAGCTTATATCCCGGGTATCGGACATAACTTACAAGAGCACAGTGTTGTATTACTTCGCGGAGGTAAAGTAAAGGACCTTGCAGGGGTTCGTTACCATATCGTTCGTGGTGCATTGGATACAGCAGGTGTAGCTAACCGGATGCAAGCTCGTTCTAAATACGGTGCTAAACGTCCTAAAGCTAAGAAATAA
- a CDS encoding ribosomal L7Ae/L30e/S12e/Gadd45 family protein yields MTDDRGLQDAQVKIGTKQTVKAVELGQAAEVYVAEDGDQRLTSRIVMLCNKQGVKITYVDTMLNLGKACGIEVGAAMAAVLKQ; encoded by the coding sequence ATGACTGATGATAGAGGACTACAGGATGCTCAGGTCAAGATCGGTACCAAACAAACCGTCAAGGCGGTAGAGTTGGGCCAAGCTGCAGAAGTCTATGTGGCAGAGGACGGAGATCAAAGGCTTACTTCCAGGATAGTTATGCTTTGTAACAAACAAGGTGTTAAGATCACATACGTGGATACGATGCTGAATTTGGGCAAGGCCTGCGGAATAGAAGTTGGCGCTGCGATGGCAGCCGTCTTAAAACAATAG
- the rpoC gene encoding DNA-directed RNA polymerase subunit beta': MLDVNNFEFMKIGLASPEKIRSWSRGEVKKPETINYRTLKPEKEGLFCERIFGPQKDWECHCGKYKRVRYKGVVCDRCGVEVTRAKVRRERMGHIELAAPVSHIWYFKGIPSRMGLALDMSPRSLEEIIYFASYVVTDPGETPLEKKQLLSEKEYRSYREKYGYGFQAGMGAEAVKKLLQDIDIEKELEFLKEELRTAQGQRRNRAIKRLEVIEAFRNSGNKPDWMIMDVLPVIPPELRPMVQLDGGRFATSDLNDLYRRVINRNNRLKRLLDLGAPDIIVQNEKRMLQEAVDALIDNGRRGRPVTGPGNRPLKSLSHMLKGKQGRFRQNLLGKRVDYSGRSVIVVGPYLKMYQCGLPKKMALELFKPFVMKELVNKGLAHNIKSAKRKVERVSPEVWDVLEEVIREHPVLLNRAPTLHRLGIQAFEPILVEGHAIRLHPLVCTAYNADFDGDQMAVHVPLSAEAQAEARILMLASGNILNPKDGKPVVTPSQDMVLGTFYLTMDNKEEKGSGMILRTVNEAVSAYQRGTAGLHARVAIPVKALGKTCFTEKQQGAMLITTIGKIIFNEIYPSSFPYINEATKTNLLHGTPEKYFIYEKGADIRELIESAPEASAVGKEYLGLIIARCFETYHTTKTSMILDKIKQLGFTYSTRSGVTVAVSDVIVPEEKVTILKESEAKVDVVANQYRRGLITNDERYDRVIEIWSKTKDDLTNILLKSMDRFNSIMLMVDSKARGNKSQITQLGGMRGLMATPSGRIFELPIKANFREGLTVLEYFISTHGARKGLADTALRTADSGYLTRRLVDVAQDVIVREEDCGTDKGFTVSRIQDGKEVIEDLYDRIEGRYCFETVRHPETGEIIVHRNDLIDSDKAEAIVDAGVTKLQIRSVLSCRARHGVCKKCYGRNLATGKHVEIGEAVGIIAAQSIGEPGTQLTMRTFHTGGVAGDDITQGLPRIQELFEARNPKGQATISEIDGVIKEIRETKDRREIEVQGEAESKTYSITYGSRLRVSEGQEIEAGDELTDGSIDPKEMLRIKGIRGVQNYILQEVQRVYRNQGVEINDKHIEVMIKQMLRKIRIIDAGDTSLLPGAFADIHEYEAANKEAILSGKEPAVAKPVLLGITKASLETDSFLSAASFQETTRVLTDAAIKGKVDKLLGLKENVIIGKLIPAGTGMNRYRNVKLSDPNAESALESLEPVPAE; the protein is encoded by the coding sequence TTGTTGGACGTTAACAATTTTGAATTTATGAAAATCGGACTCGCTTCTCCGGAGAAGATTCGTTCATGGTCCCGCGGAGAAGTTAAGAAACCGGAAACCATTAACTATCGTACATTGAAACCGGAAAAAGAGGGTCTTTTCTGTGAGCGTATCTTTGGACCGCAAAAAGACTGGGAATGTCATTGCGGTAAATACAAACGTGTCCGTTATAAGGGCGTAGTCTGCGACCGTTGTGGCGTTGAAGTTACTCGTGCTAAAGTTCGTCGTGAACGTATGGGTCACATTGAATTGGCTGCTCCGGTATCTCATATCTGGTACTTCAAAGGTATCCCAAGCCGTATGGGTTTGGCACTAGATATGTCTCCAAGATCACTTGAAGAGATTATCTACTTCGCTTCGTATGTTGTAACTGACCCAGGTGAAACACCACTGGAAAAGAAACAACTTCTATCCGAGAAAGAATATCGTAGCTACCGTGAAAAATACGGTTACGGATTCCAAGCGGGCATGGGTGCTGAAGCTGTTAAGAAGCTTCTTCAAGACATCGACATCGAAAAAGAGCTGGAATTCCTCAAAGAAGAACTGCGTACGGCCCAAGGCCAACGTCGTAACCGGGCGATCAAACGTCTGGAAGTCATTGAAGCATTCCGTAACTCAGGCAACAAACCTGATTGGATGATCATGGATGTTCTTCCGGTTATACCTCCGGAGCTTCGTCCGATGGTTCAATTGGATGGTGGCCGTTTTGCTACGTCTGATTTGAACGATCTTTATCGTCGTGTTATTAACCGGAACAACCGTCTGAAAAGACTGCTGGATCTTGGTGCGCCTGACATTATCGTGCAGAACGAGAAACGGATGCTACAGGAAGCTGTCGATGCTCTCATCGATAACGGCCGTAGAGGACGTCCGGTAACGGGTCCTGGTAACCGTCCATTGAAATCTCTCAGCCACATGCTGAAAGGTAAACAAGGACGTTTCCGTCAGAACTTGCTCGGTAAACGGGTTGACTACTCTGGTCGTTCCGTTATCGTTGTAGGACCGTACCTCAAGATGTATCAGTGCGGACTTCCTAAGAAAATGGCGCTAGAATTGTTCAAGCCTTTTGTCATGAAGGAATTGGTTAATAAGGGCCTAGCCCACAACATAAAGAGCGCAAAACGTAAAGTTGAGCGTGTAAGTCCTGAAGTATGGGATGTACTTGAAGAAGTAATCAGAGAGCACCCAGTACTTCTAAACCGCGCACCAACACTTCACCGTCTCGGTATCCAAGCTTTTGAACCGATTTTGGTGGAAGGTCATGCTATTCGTCTTCACCCACTCGTATGTACGGCTTATAACGCCGACTTTGACGGTGACCAAATGGCGGTGCACGTTCCTCTGTCAGCAGAAGCTCAAGCGGAAGCACGTATTCTCATGCTTGCATCCGGTAATATCTTGAACCCTAAAGACGGAAAACCGGTTGTAACACCTTCCCAGGATATGGTCCTTGGTACTTTCTACCTGACCATGGACAACAAGGAAGAAAAAGGATCAGGTATGATTCTGCGTACCGTAAATGAAGCTGTATCAGCTTACCAACGCGGAACTGCAGGTCTTCATGCTCGTGTAGCTATTCCAGTTAAAGCACTAGGTAAGACTTGCTTTACGGAAAAACAACAAGGCGCAATGTTGATTACTACGATCGGTAAGATTATCTTTAATGAAATTTACCCAAGTAGTTTCCCTTATATCAATGAAGCGACTAAGACTAACTTGCTGCATGGCACGCCAGAGAAATACTTTATCTATGAAAAAGGCGCAGATATTCGCGAGCTGATTGAATCCGCTCCTGAAGCCAGCGCTGTAGGTAAAGAATATCTGGGTCTGATTATCGCACGTTGTTTTGAAACTTATCATACGACCAAAACCTCTATGATTTTGGATAAAATTAAACAACTCGGCTTTACTTACTCCACACGTTCCGGTGTTACCGTTGCTGTGTCGGATGTTATCGTGCCTGAGGAGAAAGTTACGATCCTGAAAGAGTCCGAAGCTAAGGTAGATGTGGTTGCTAACCAATATCGCCGTGGTCTGATCACTAATGACGAACGGTACGACCGCGTTATTGAGATCTGGTCGAAGACGAAGGATGATCTTACGAACATCCTGCTTAAATCCATGGACCGTTTCAACTCAATCATGCTCATGGTTGACTCCAAAGCGCGGGGTAACAAATCGCAGATCACTCAGCTGGGTGGTATGCGTGGTCTGATGGCAACACCTTCGGGTCGGATTTTCGAATTGCCAATTAAAGCGAACTTCCGTGAAGGTCTTACGGTCTTGGAGTACTTTATCTCCACTCACGGAGCGCGTAAAGGTCTTGCCGATACCGCACTTCGTACTGCTGACTCCGGTTACTTGACTCGTCGTCTCGTTGACGTAGCTCAGGACGTTATCGTCCGTGAGGAAGATTGTGGAACGGATAAAGGATTTACAGTTAGTCGTATTCAGGATGGCAAAGAGGTTATTGAGGATCTGTATGACCGTATTGAAGGTCGTTACTGCTTCGAGACTGTTCGTCATCCGGAAACAGGCGAAATCATTGTTCACCGCAACGATTTGATTGACTCCGATAAAGCGGAAGCAATCGTAGACGCTGGTGTAACTAAGCTACAAATCCGATCTGTACTAAGCTGCCGTGCTCGTCATGGTGTTTGTAAGAAATGTTACGGTCGTAACTTGGCAACTGGTAAACACGTTGAGATCGGTGAAGCGGTTGGTATTATCGCTGCACAATCTATCGGTGAACCAGGAACCCAGCTTACAATGCGTACGTTCCATACCGGCGGTGTTGCCGGTGATGACATCACGCAAGGTTTGCCGCGTATTCAAGAGTTGTTTGAAGCCCGTAACCCTAAAGGTCAGGCTACAATCAGTGAGATCGATGGTGTAATCAAGGAAATCCGTGAAACTAAGGATCGTCGTGAAATCGAAGTTCAAGGTGAAGCAGAATCCAAGACTTATTCCATTACTTATGGATCACGTCTACGTGTCAGCGAAGGCCAAGAAATTGAAGCCGGCGATGAGTTGACAGACGGTTCGATTGACCCTAAAGAAATGCTGCGAATCAAAGGGATCCGTGGGGTACAAAACTACATTCTGCAAGAAGTTCAGCGTGTATATCGTAACCAGGGCGTTGAGATCAATGATAAGCACATTGAAGTTATGATCAAACAAATGCTTCGGAAGATCCGTATCATTGATGCAGGTGACACAAGTCTGTTACCAGGCGCGTTTGCGGATATTCATGAATATGAAGCTGCTAATAAGGAAGCCATCTTGTCAGGTAAAGAGCCTGCAGTTGCTAAACCGGTCTTACTCGGTATTACCAAGGCATCTCTTGAGACAGATTCCTTCTTATCCGCTGCATCTTTCCAAGAAACTACTCGTGTCTTAACAGACGCTGCTATCAAAGGTAAAGTAGATAAGTTGCTTGGACTCAAAGAAAATGTTATTATCGGTAAGTTGATTCCTGCAGGTACTGGTATGAATCGTTACCGTAATGTTAAGCTAAGTGATCCAAATGCAGAAAGCGCGCTTGAATCTTTAGAGCCGGTTCCTGCTGAATAA
- the rpoB gene encoding DNA-directed RNA polymerase subunit beta, protein MAGHLVQYGRRTRRSYARINEVLEVPNLIEIQQKSYDWFLEEGLREMFQDISPIQDFTGNLVLEFIDYSLGEPKYTVDDAKERDVTYAAPLRVKVRLINKETGEVKEQEVFMGDFPLMTETGTFIINGAERVIVSQLVRSPSVYFSTKVDKNGKKTYTATVIPNRGAWLELETDAKDIMYVRIDRTRKIPVTVLLRALGFGSDAEILELLGNDEYIRNTLDKDNTDSTEKALIEIYERLRPGEPPTLDNAKSLLVARFFDPKRYDLANVGRYKINKKLHIKNRLFNQRLAQPLVDEATGEILAESGQMVDRRLLDELIPYFEKNVAFKNYRVTGGVMDSEDIPLQTIDVFSPIEEGRVIKLIANGNIDKSVKHITQADIISSISYFINLLHGIGNTDDIDHLGNRRLRSVGELLQNQFRIGLSRMERVVRERMSIQDANAITPQALINIRPVIASIKEFFGSSQLSQFMDQTNPLAELTHKRRLSALGPGGLTRERAGFEVRDVHHSHYGRMCPIETPEGPNIGLINSLSTFARINEYGFIEAPYRWVDPKTGKVTEQIDYLTADEEDNYVVAQANVLIDEDGSFKEDMVIVRYNKDSDNITTMPSNRVDYMDVSPKQVVSVATALIPFLENDDSNRALMGSNMQRQAVPLLIPKAPLVGTGMEHKSAKDSGVCVVSKYDGIIERSSANEIWLRRVETVEGKEVKGDIVKYKLHKFMRSNQGTCINQRPLAKRGDIVKKGDILADGPSTEMGELALGRNVVVAFMTWEGYNYEDAILLSEKLVKEDVYTSIHIEEYESEARDTKLGPEEITRDIPNVGEEALRNLDERGIIRIGAEISAGDILVGKVTPKGVTELTAEERLLHAIFGEKAREVRDTSLRVPHGSDGIIVDVKVFTRENGDELPPGVNQLVRVYIAQKRKISEGDKMAGRHGNKGVVARILPEEDMPFLPDGTPVQVVLNPLGVPSRMNIGQVLEVHIGMAALRLGIHIATPVFDGAREYDVFDTMEEAGMQRNGKTVLYDGRTGERFEREVTVGVMHMIKLAHMVDDKIHARSTGPYSLVTQQPLGGKAQFGGQRFGEMEVWALEAYGAAYTLQEILTVKSDDVVGRVKTYESIVKGENVPEPGVPESFKVLIKELQSLGMDVKILSGDEQEIEMRELDDEDETSGDKLSLNLEGAEVGVE, encoded by the coding sequence TTGGCAGGACATCTTGTTCAGTATGGTCGACGCACTCGGCGGAGCTATGCGAGAATTAACGAGGTACTCGAGGTCCCGAACCTGATCGAGATCCAACAAAAATCTTATGATTGGTTTTTGGAGGAAGGATTGCGGGAAATGTTTCAGGACATCTCGCCGATCCAGGATTTCACAGGTAATTTGGTACTAGAGTTCATTGATTACAGCCTGGGTGAACCAAAATATACGGTTGACGACGCTAAAGAGCGGGACGTGACGTATGCGGCTCCTCTGCGTGTAAAGGTGCGGCTCATTAATAAGGAGACCGGTGAGGTCAAAGAGCAGGAAGTGTTCATGGGAGATTTCCCGCTGATGACGGAGACCGGCACTTTTATTATTAACGGTGCGGAACGGGTTATTGTCAGCCAGTTGGTTCGCTCTCCAAGCGTCTATTTCAGCACAAAAGTGGATAAGAACGGCAAAAAAACCTACACCGCCACAGTAATCCCGAACCGCGGAGCCTGGTTGGAACTTGAGACCGACGCTAAGGATATTATGTATGTTCGTATCGATCGGACTCGTAAAATTCCTGTTACCGTACTTTTGCGTGCTCTCGGTTTCGGTAGTGATGCCGAAATTCTGGAATTGCTTGGCAATGATGAATATATTCGCAATACGCTGGATAAAGACAACACGGACTCCACGGAGAAGGCGCTTATTGAAATTTATGAGCGTTTGCGTCCGGGCGAACCGCCGACACTAGACAATGCCAAAAGTTTGCTGGTCGCGCGTTTCTTTGATCCAAAACGCTACGACCTAGCTAATGTAGGCCGTTACAAAATCAATAAAAAGCTACACATTAAGAACCGTCTTTTCAATCAACGTCTTGCTCAGCCTTTGGTTGACGAAGCTACAGGAGAAATCCTGGCTGAGTCCGGTCAAATGGTCGATCGCAGACTGCTTGATGAATTGATTCCTTACTTCGAAAAGAATGTTGCCTTTAAGAACTACCGTGTTACTGGTGGGGTTATGGACAGCGAAGATATTCCTCTTCAAACGATTGACGTATTCTCGCCAATTGAAGAAGGTCGGGTTATTAAGCTGATCGCTAACGGCAACATCGACAAGTCTGTTAAGCACATTACTCAAGCTGATATTATATCCTCGATCAGCTACTTTATTAATTTGCTTCACGGAATTGGTAATACCGATGATATTGACCATCTGGGTAACCGTCGTCTGCGTTCTGTGGGTGAACTTCTGCAGAATCAGTTCCGTATCGGTTTGTCCCGTATGGAGCGCGTTGTGCGTGAAAGAATGTCGATTCAGGATGCTAATGCAATTACGCCTCAAGCTCTGATCAATATTCGTCCGGTTATCGCGTCCATTAAAGAGTTCTTCGGTAGCTCCCAGCTGTCTCAGTTTATGGACCAGACGAACCCACTTGCGGAACTTACGCATAAACGTCGTCTGTCTGCACTCGGACCCGGTGGTTTGACACGTGAACGCGCGGGCTTTGAAGTTCGTGACGTCCATCACAGTCACTACGGCCGGATGTGTCCAATTGAAACGCCGGAAGGTCCGAACATTGGATTGATCAACTCCTTGTCCACCTTTGCTCGTATCAACGAGTACGGCTTTATCGAAGCTCCGTATCGTTGGGTAGATCCAAAGACAGGTAAGGTAACTGAACAAATCGATTATCTGACTGCTGATGAGGAAGATAATTATGTAGTTGCTCAGGCTAACGTATTGATCGATGAAGATGGCTCCTTTAAGGAAGACATGGTAATCGTTCGTTACAATAAAGACTCTGACAACATTACAACAATGCCAAGTAATCGTGTAGATTACATGGACGTTTCGCCTAAACAGGTCGTATCCGTCGCTACGGCGCTCATTCCGTTCCTTGAGAACGATGACTCCAACCGCGCTCTGATGGGATCTAACATGCAGCGTCAAGCCGTTCCACTTCTAATTCCTAAAGCTCCGTTGGTCGGAACAGGGATGGAACATAAATCCGCTAAGGATTCTGGCGTATGTGTTGTTTCTAAATATGACGGTATTATCGAACGCTCTTCAGCTAATGAAATTTGGCTGCGCCGGGTTGAAACTGTCGAAGGCAAAGAAGTTAAAGGCGATATCGTTAAATATAAATTACACAAATTTATGCGTTCTAACCAAGGTACCTGTATTAACCAACGTCCTCTGGCTAAAAGAGGGGATATTGTTAAGAAGGGTGACATCCTGGCGGACGGTCCTTCTACAGAAATGGGCGAACTTGCTCTTGGTCGTAACGTAGTCGTTGCGTTCATGACTTGGGAAGGTTACAACTACGAGGATGCGATCCTGTTAAGTGAAAAGCTAGTTAAGGAAGATGTATACACTTCGATTCATATCGAGGAATACGAATCCGAAGCTCGTGACACTAAACTGGGACCTGAAGAAATCACACGTGATATTCCAAACGTGGGTGAAGAAGCTCTGCGCAATCTTGATGAGCGTGGAATTATCCGCATCGGTGCGGAAATCAGTGCTGGTGACATTCTAGTTGGTAAGGTTACTCCTAAGGGTGTAACTGAATTGACTGCAGAAGAGCGTCTCCTACACGCTATCTTTGGTGAGAAGGCTCGTGAAGTACGGGATACCTCTTTACGCGTTCCTCACGGTAGTGATGGTATTATCGTTGACGTTAAAGTATTTACACGTGAGAACGGCGATGAGCTGCCTCCTGGCGTAAATCAATTGGTTCGTGTGTACATCGCTCAGAAACGTAAGATTTCTGAAGGTGACAAAATGGCCGGACGTCACGGTAACAAGGGTGTCGTTGCTCGTATCCTGCCAGAAGAAGATATGCCGTTCCTTCCGGACGGTACGCCGGTACAGGTTGTTCTTAACCCTCTAGGCGTTCCTTCTCGTATGAACATCGGACAGGTGCTTGAGGTCCATATTGGTATGGCCGCATTGCGTCTGGGAATTCACATTGCAACGCCGGTATTCGACGGAGCACGTGAGTACGACGTATTTGATACGATGGAAGAAGCTGGCATGCAGCGTAATGGTAAGACTGTATTGTACGATGGTCGTACAGGTGAACGCTTCGAACGTGAAGTTACTGTCGGTGTCATGCATATGATCAAACTGGCGCACATGGTTGATGATAAGATTCACGCCCGTTCAACAGGACCTTACTCACTAGTTACGCAACAGCCACTGGGTGGTAAAGCTCAGTTTGGTGGACAGCGTTTCGGGGAGATGGAAGTGTGGGCGCTTGAAGCTTACGGTGCTGCATATACATTGCAAGAAATTTTGACTGTAAAATCCGATGACGTGGTTGGTCGCGTGAAGACGTACGAATCCATTGTCAAAGGTGAAAATGTACCGGAACCAGGTGTTCCTGAGTCGTTCAAGGTATTGATCAAAGAACTGCAGTCCCTGGGTATGGATGTTAAGATTCTTAGCGGTGACGAGCAGGAAATTGAAATGAGAGAATTGGACGATGAGGACGAGACGTCAGGCGACAAGCTGAGCCTCAATTTAGAAGGCGCAGAAGTCGGAGTAGAATAA
- the rplJ gene encoding 50S ribosomal protein L10, with translation MANAKVIQAKQDAVDVVTAKLQNSLSTVVADYRGLNVSQVTELRKQLREAGVEFQVLKNTLLRRATAAAELTELDEVLTGPTAIAFSTTDAVAPAKILNDFAKKNDALKLKGGVVEGRVIDADQLKALAELPSRDGLLSMLLSVLQAPMRNFALAVKAVAEKEEQSA, from the coding sequence TTGGCAAATGCAAAAGTAATTCAAGCAAAACAGGATGCGGTTGACGTTGTTACTGCGAAACTGCAAAACAGTCTTTCGACTGTTGTAGCGGACTATCGTGGATTGAACGTTTCCCAAGTGACTGAACTGCGTAAGCAACTTCGTGAAGCTGGCGTTGAGTTTCAAGTCCTGAAGAACACATTGCTACGTCGCGCAACTGCTGCGGCTGAGTTGACTGAGTTGGATGAAGTTTTGACTGGTCCAACAGCTATCGCATTCAGCACAACTGATGCAGTAGCTCCAGCTAAAATTTTGAACGATTTCGCCAAGAAAAACGACGCTTTGAAATTGAAAGGCGGCGTAGTAGAAGGACGTGTCATCGACGCGGACCAATTGAAAGCACTGGCTGAGCTTCCATCCCGCGATGGTTTGCTGTCCATGCTGCTTAGCGTACTTCAAGCTCCAATGCGCAACTTCGCGCTTGCAGTTAAAGCTGTTGCTGAAAAAGAAGAACAAAGCGCGTAA